A DNA window from Bacteroides cellulosilyticus contains the following coding sequences:
- a CDS encoding RagB/SusD family nutrient uptake outer membrane protein, with protein sequence MNKYIKMAFASACCVLFAQCSDFLETSSPSNTDDEFVTSSPAETLKTLSRAYALYRESCNGAYDWNDHYRSDIEYFPENNTSNNINAKLVPEQIPCDHMKGSFNALYNVISYAGKTADLIAAKTAYQDDIAAGRTSDWTHLKGEAEALRALCYFDLIKHCGDVPYGYENNYVDNYGLTSRFDIYDALIEKLKAAEPYMYKVGEGGLNGERITRTFVDGLIGKMALYAGGYQTIRTDMPELYGSVQFETLSTDAKRKCAYARRSDYKNYYTIAEDYLQKALSTNAGTTKLVTTDERSYANNPFQRHFQYGMDLLMSPEAIFEIGCVQNQATSRMYCYDFGRGSNGGNNTAPNKVFAGIRMVPSFYYGGYDNADKRRDVSAVVTGLDGKGNELAFTFKAGAKVDGGICLNKWDICRQNPYFVGPQMGAGFNMPIMRVADVILMLAEVKAGLGADTEAIGLVNQIRERAFGDDLHNISGLSGEALKEAILMERKFELFGEGHTGYDLVRSGKFSQKAMEVRNEMSTLAENLKTKGYHEFENGNILPAYIWTKQVAGAKLTYDCTDENDPVLFPGWRGVLDFAQLGLSVNGTNHNTAIKGLFEYIAPDSETAAELEAEGYVKTEWGSTLAANIDIYLSNILPGITSEESVPCYYWPIPYETISQSKGKVTNGYGLPQQ encoded by the coding sequence ATGAATAAGTATATAAAAATGGCATTTGCGTCAGCCTGTTGTGTCTTGTTTGCACAGTGCAGTGACTTTCTGGAAACTTCTTCTCCTTCTAATACAGATGACGAGTTTGTAACTTCCAGTCCCGCAGAAACTCTAAAGACTTTGTCAAGAGCTTATGCTCTTTATCGTGAGTCGTGTAATGGGGCATACGATTGGAACGACCATTACCGTTCGGATATCGAATATTTCCCTGAGAATAATACTTCCAATAATATCAATGCAAAGCTGGTTCCCGAACAGATTCCTTGTGACCACATGAAAGGTAGCTTCAATGCTTTGTACAATGTGATCTCCTATGCCGGAAAAACAGCTGATCTGATTGCTGCCAAAACAGCTTATCAGGATGATATCGCAGCAGGCAGAACTTCCGACTGGACACATCTGAAAGGTGAAGCCGAAGCATTGCGTGCATTATGTTACTTCGACTTGATTAAACATTGTGGTGATGTACCGTATGGCTATGAGAATAACTATGTAGATAATTACGGGCTGACTTCACGTTTTGATATTTATGATGCACTGATTGAAAAATTGAAAGCAGCGGAACCGTATATGTATAAAGTAGGGGAAGGCGGTTTGAACGGTGAGCGTATTACGCGGACATTTGTTGATGGATTGATTGGTAAAATGGCTCTTTATGCCGGAGGCTATCAAACTATCCGTACAGATATGCCGGAACTTTATGGAAGTGTACAGTTCGAAACTCTCAGCACGGATGCTAAACGCAAATGCGCTTATGCCCGTCGTTCCGATTACAAGAACTATTACACTATAGCTGAAGACTATTTGCAGAAAGCTCTTTCAACCAATGCAGGAACCACCAAACTGGTTACTACGGATGAGCGTAGCTATGCAAACAATCCTTTCCAACGTCATTTCCAATATGGAATGGATCTTCTGATGAGTCCTGAAGCCATCTTTGAAATAGGTTGTGTACAGAATCAAGCTACAAGCCGTATGTATTGCTATGATTTCGGTCGTGGTTCTAACGGTGGTAACAATACTGCCCCGAATAAAGTATTTGCCGGTATACGTATGGTGCCGAGTTTCTATTACGGTGGTTATGACAACGCTGATAAACGTCGCGATGTTAGTGCAGTGGTTACCGGACTGGATGGTAAAGGTAATGAGTTGGCTTTTACTTTTAAGGCAGGTGCTAAGGTTGACGGAGGTATTTGTTTGAATAAATGGGATATTTGCCGCCAAAATCCTTACTTTGTCGGTCCCCAGATGGGTGCAGGCTTCAATATGCCGATTATGCGTGTAGCTGATGTTATTCTGATGTTAGCGGAAGTGAAAGCAGGATTGGGTGCAGATACTGAAGCTATAGGCTTGGTTAATCAGATTCGTGAAAGAGCTTTTGGTGATGATCTGCATAATATTTCCGGTTTGTCCGGTGAAGCTCTGAAAGAAGCTATTCTGATGGAACGTAAGTTTGAACTTTTCGGTGAAGGGCATACCGGTTACGATCTGGTTCGGAGTGGTAAATTCTCACAAAAAGCAATGGAAGTACGTAATGAGATGTCAACCCTTGCTGAAAATCTGAAGACTAAAGGTTATCATGAATTTGAGAATGGCAACATCTTACCCGCTTACATCTGGACAAAGCAGGTTGCAGGTGCTAAACTGACTTATGACTGTACGGATGAAAACGATCCTGTACTTTTCCCGGGATGGCGTGGTGTATTGGATTTTGCTCAGTTAGGGTTGTCTGTTAATGGAACCAACCATAATACCGCAATCAAAGGGCTATTTGAATATATTGCTCCGGATAGTGAGACTGCGGCAGAATTAGAAGCGGAAGGATATGTAAAGACAGAGTGGGGAAGCACTCTTGCCGCCAATATTGATATATATCTGAGTAATATTCTTCCGGGCATTACATCGGAAGAGAGTGTTCCGTGTTATTACTGGCCTATTCCTTATGAAACAATCAGTCAATCCAAAGGAAAAGTGACAAATGGCTATGGACTGCCACAACAATAA
- the xyl3A gene encoding xylan 1,4-beta-xylosidase, with protein MKGKLFYLLPFLALTGCGEPSYKDASLSPERRAELLVKELTLEEKAHLMMDGSRSVERLGIKPYNWWNEALHGVARAGLATVFPQPIGMAASFNPEMVYEVFNAVSDEARAKNTYYASQDSRERYQGLTMWTPTVNIYRDPRWGRGIETYGEDPYLTSRMGVMVVKGLQGPADGKYDKLHACAKHFAVHSGPEWNRHSFNAENIKPRDLYETYLPPFEALVKEGKVEEVMCAYNRFEGDPCCGSDRLLMQILRGEWGFDGIVVSDCGAIADFYNDRGHHTHPDAESASAAAVISGTDLECGSSYKALIESVKKGLISEETVDTSVKRLMKARFALGEMDEPEKVSWTKIPFSVVASAVHDSLALNMARESMTLLMNKDNFLPLKRGGLTVAVMGPNANDSVMQWGNYNGMPPHTVTILDGVRNMLGADDKLIYEQGCPWVERTLIQSAFSQCKSDKGPGFTARYWNNLKREGEPVTTAQVTTPFRFCTSGATVFAPGVNLTDFSATYNSAFTPKESGEIVLEVYCYGSGRLRVNGEEVKSFSNKHGARKSTHAMKVQAGKSYDLELDFEYLRSDAQLNFDLGFKKDVDIRKSVERVKDADIVIFASGISPSLEGEEMGVNLPGFKKGDRTDIELPAVQRELIDALHRAGKKIILVNCSGSPIGLEPETQKCEAILQAWYPGQQGGTAVAEVLFGDYNPAGKLPVTFYRNVSQLPDFEDYNMAGRTYRYMQDVPLFPFGYGLSYTTFGYGKTVLDKNELTAGQSLKLTVPVTNTGKRNGEEVVQVYLRKQGDAEGPIKTLRAFKRVSIPAGKTVNVEFDLKDKELEWWDDQSNTVRVCPGSYDIMVGGSSKEEDLQCTTVAIK; from the coding sequence ATGAAAGGAAAACTTTTTTATTTACTGCCTTTCCTTGCTTTGACAGGTTGCGGAGAGCCATCCTACAAGGATGCTTCTTTATCTCCTGAAAGGCGGGCGGAACTTCTGGTGAAGGAACTTACGCTGGAAGAGAAGGCGCATCTTATGATGGATGGCTCCCGTTCTGTGGAACGATTGGGTATTAAACCGTATAACTGGTGGAATGAGGCGCTGCATGGCGTTGCCCGGGCAGGCTTGGCTACGGTCTTTCCTCAGCCGATAGGTATGGCAGCATCCTTTAACCCGGAAATGGTGTACGAAGTGTTCAATGCCGTGTCGGATGAGGCACGTGCGAAGAATACCTACTACGCGTCTCAGGATAGCCGTGAACGCTATCAGGGTTTGACCATGTGGACTCCCACAGTGAATATCTATCGTGATCCGCGCTGGGGCAGGGGTATTGAGACCTATGGTGAAGACCCTTATCTGACAAGTCGGATGGGCGTGATGGTGGTAAAAGGTTTGCAAGGACCTGCCGATGGAAAATATGATAAACTGCATGCCTGCGCCAAGCATTTTGCCGTACATTCGGGACCGGAGTGGAATCGTCACTCTTTTAATGCGGAGAATATAAAGCCACGTGATTTGTATGAAACTTATCTGCCACCCTTCGAAGCATTGGTGAAAGAAGGGAAAGTGGAAGAAGTAATGTGTGCTTACAACCGTTTTGAAGGTGATCCCTGCTGTGGAAGTGATCGCCTGCTGATGCAGATATTGCGTGGAGAATGGGGATTCGACGGTATAGTAGTATCTGATTGCGGTGCAATAGCTGACTTCTACAACGACCGTGGTCATCACACCCATCCCGATGCAGAGTCAGCCTCTGCTGCTGCGGTGATCAGTGGAACAGATTTGGAATGTGGTTCCAGCTATAAGGCTTTGATAGAGAGCGTAAAAAAAGGATTAATTTCTGAAGAGACTGTGGACACGTCTGTCAAGCGACTGATGAAAGCCCGTTTTGCATTGGGGGAAATGGATGAACCGGAAAAAGTATCCTGGACCAAGATACCTTTCTCCGTAGTAGCTTCTGCTGTTCACGACTCTCTGGCATTGAATATGGCCCGTGAATCCATGACATTGTTGATGAATAAGGATAACTTCCTGCCGCTGAAACGTGGCGGACTGACGGTAGCCGTTATGGGGCCGAATGCGAATGACTCTGTTATGCAATGGGGAAATTACAACGGGATGCCGCCACACACTGTTACCATTCTTGACGGAGTACGGAATATGCTTGGCGCTGATGATAAACTGATCTATGAGCAAGGCTGCCCATGGGTAGAAAGAACTCTGATTCAGAGTGCATTCAGCCAGTGTAAGTCCGACAAAGGTCCCGGTTTCACGGCTCGTTACTGGAATAACCTGAAGCGTGAGGGCGAACCGGTGACCACAGCACAGGTCACCACTCCTTTCCGTTTCTGTACTTCGGGTGCTACGGTGTTTGCTCCGGGGGTGAATCTTACGGATTTCTCCGCAACCTATAACAGTGCATTTACTCCTAAAGAATCAGGAGAAATTGTTCTTGAGGTTTATTGCTATGGGAGCGGAAGACTTCGTGTGAACGGAGAAGAAGTGAAAAGTTTCTCAAACAAGCACGGTGCAAGAAAATCTACTCATGCGATGAAGGTGCAGGCCGGTAAATCGTATGATCTGGAGCTTGATTTTGAGTATCTGAGAAGTGATGCACAGCTGAACTTTGATCTTGGATTTAAGAAAGATGTGGATATAAGGAAATCTGTTGAGCGTGTGAAGGATGCAGATATCGTTATTTTTGCGAGCGGTATATCTCCCAGCCTTGAAGGAGAGGAGATGGGAGTAAATCTTCCCGGTTTCAAGAAAGGAGATCGTACGGATATTGAGTTACCTGCCGTTCAGCGTGAACTGATTGATGCCCTGCATCGTGCAGGTAAGAAGATTATTCTGGTTAACTGTTCAGGATCGCCTATCGGACTGGAACCTGAGACTCAGAAGTGCGAAGCTATCTTGCAGGCATGGTATCCCGGTCAGCAAGGTGGTACGGCTGTTGCCGAGGTATTGTTCGGTGATTATAATCCGGCGGGTAAGTTACCGGTTACTTTCTATCGCAATGTATCTCAGTTGCCTGACTTTGAAGATTATAATATGGCCGGAAGAACTTACAGATATATGCAGGATGTACCTTTGTTCCCATTCGGTTACGGTCTTAGTTATACCACCTTCGGCTATGGTAAAACCGTACTTGACAAGAATGAACTTACAGCCGGACAGTCTTTGAAACTTACTGTACCTGTTACCAATACGGGCAAGCGTAACGGAGAAGAAGTGGTGCAGGTTTATCTTAGAAAACAAGGAGATGCAGAAGGACCCATCAAAACCTTGCGTGCTTTCAAGCGTGTATCTATTCCGGCAGGAAAGACCGTCAATGTGGAGTTTGATCTGAAAGATAAAGAATTGGAGTGGTGGGACGATCAATCCAATACAGTAAGAGTTTGTCCCGGTAGCTATGATATCATGGTAGGAGGAAGCTCTAAAGAGGAAGATTTGCAGTGTACGACGGTTGCTATAAAATAG
- a CDS encoding SusC/RagA family TonB-linked outer membrane protein, which translates to MSMICLISLAQSRTVSGVVLDSRGDPVIGANIRVVSDASIGTITDLDGKFSLAVPGTAKQLEISFIGMQTQTVSIVAGQPVHVTLAEDAEILDEVVVIGYQTVKRKDLTGSVASVSGEQIAAMPVANAAQALQGKLAGVNVTTQDGRPDAAVSIRVRGGGSISQSNDPLVLIDGVSGSLSDIPGDQIESIDVLKDASSTAIYGARGANGVILVTTKGAKEGRVVVSYNGYAKFNTPTKYMDALDPYDYLAYSWASAASVGGNSYMEPLEKLYGIGRYTTTNPGGIESYRNVKADNIQKKIYGDSFSHNHDLSVTGGTEKTKVLFGVNYMDEDGMKLASYYRRANVSLKVNQKIAKNLDLSLDTRYTNIKKMGDEGVTNGSGSVLSSSYRFRPIATDDILGDLSAMNEGMIENYAKQSQWDRYNPVNRINDKYAPNAQQSLRGILSLNWGIVKGLTYHTDLSLSQTWNQNKEWTGAIINNYLDDSTGEVLYAGNANLEKKNSWGLRWTNTLSYDFTFAKIHRLNILAGHEVSNSGGDGLKASGTYFPANFTKENAFAMINQYDSTKGVGDFSSSISTPSRILSFFGRLNYNLMERYLLTVTFRADGSSKFAPSNRWGYFPAAALGWRMSEEAFLNDVNWLDNLKLRVSYGEVGNDGINSSLWSQNWESTSDKRYQGAVNGAFLPSYSLGADMANKDLKWETTITRNIGVDFGFFNSRLTGTIDAYWNTTKDLLMKTAIPGITGFTSTYANVGQTSNKGVEIALQGVLVKTRDWNVTAGFNINFNRGKVDKLADNVTGLYGTEWATSSTFPKSDYVLKEGRPVGLVRGLTADGFYTTDDFTYENGVYTLKKGVADVSSAVFPNYHLHNGINERPAGQLAYPGMAKFKDLNDDGIINDDDVDVIGDMTPVHTGGFNINATYKNFDLGLYFNWSYGNEIYNVNKLAALYGYKEGAVYENKLSIVKDCYKIYDVVNGELVALTTLEQLNAANANAKLPLAYSENGYVSTLGIEDGSYLRLNTLTLGYTLPKSILQKAGISNLRVYGSIYNVFTITGYSGIDAEVSTSTSTKTYPQLGMDWGTYPRARSFVLGVNLSF; encoded by the coding sequence ATGAGTATGATCTGCCTTATCTCTCTTGCACAGAGTCGTACTGTTTCAGGTGTTGTGCTCGATAGCAGAGGTGATCCTGTTATTGGTGCTAATATCAGAGTAGTAAGTGACGCTTCTATCGGTACAATTACAGACCTGGATGGTAAATTCTCCCTTGCCGTGCCGGGTACAGCCAAACAATTGGAAATAAGCTTTATCGGAATGCAGACGCAAACTGTATCCATTGTTGCAGGACAACCGGTTCATGTGACATTGGCTGAAGATGCTGAGATTCTGGATGAAGTTGTAGTAATCGGTTATCAGACGGTAAAACGTAAGGACCTTACCGGATCGGTAGCCTCTGTTTCGGGTGAGCAAATTGCAGCTATGCCTGTTGCCAATGCAGCTCAAGCTTTGCAGGGTAAGCTGGCCGGTGTCAATGTAACAACGCAGGATGGACGTCCCGATGCCGCTGTTTCTATTCGTGTACGTGGTGGCGGTTCTATCTCACAGAGCAATGATCCGCTGGTACTGATTGATGGAGTCAGTGGCTCGTTGAGTGATATTCCGGGCGATCAGATTGAGTCGATTGACGTTTTGAAAGATGCCTCATCAACGGCTATTTATGGTGCCCGTGGTGCTAATGGTGTAATTCTTGTTACCACAAAGGGGGCTAAAGAAGGACGTGTTGTTGTCAGCTACAATGGTTATGCGAAGTTCAATACACCGACTAAGTATATGGATGCGCTCGATCCTTATGACTACCTGGCATATAGCTGGGCAAGTGCAGCTTCGGTTGGTGGTAACAGCTATATGGAACCATTGGAGAAACTGTATGGAATAGGACGTTATACGACTACCAACCCTGGCGGCATAGAAAGTTATCGCAATGTGAAGGCGGATAATATCCAGAAGAAGATTTATGGAGATTCTTTCTCTCATAATCATGACCTTTCAGTTACGGGTGGTACTGAAAAGACCAAAGTGCTGTTTGGCGTTAACTACATGGATGAGGATGGTATGAAACTCGCTTCTTATTATAGACGTGCCAATGTTTCGTTGAAAGTGAACCAGAAGATTGCCAAGAACCTTGATTTGAGTCTTGATACCCGTTATACCAATATTAAAAAGATGGGTGATGAGGGTGTTACAAATGGCAGCGGATCAGTTCTGTCATCTTCTTATCGTTTCCGCCCTATTGCGACAGATGATATTTTGGGTGATTTGTCTGCAATGAATGAAGGTATGATTGAGAACTATGCCAAACAGAGCCAGTGGGACAGATATAATCCGGTAAACCGTATCAATGACAAGTATGCGCCGAATGCCCAGCAGTCATTGCGTGGTATTCTCTCGCTGAACTGGGGAATTGTGAAAGGATTGACCTATCATACTGACCTGTCTCTCAGCCAGACCTGGAATCAGAATAAAGAATGGACGGGAGCCATCATAAATAACTATCTGGATGATAGTACCGGTGAGGTTCTATATGCAGGTAATGCGAATCTGGAGAAAAAGAATAGCTGGGGACTCCGTTGGACAAATACCTTGAGCTATGACTTTACTTTTGCTAAGATACACCGCTTGAACATCCTGGCCGGTCATGAAGTTTCCAATTCGGGCGGTGACGGACTGAAAGCCTCAGGAACCTATTTCCCTGCAAACTTTACGAAAGAGAATGCATTTGCCATGATCAATCAATATGACAGTACTAAGGGAGTGGGAGACTTTTCTTCAAGTATTTCCACGCCGAGCCGTATCCTTTCGTTCTTTGGCCGCTTGAATTATAACCTTATGGAACGCTATCTGTTGACGGTTACATTCCGTGCGGATGGTTCATCTAAATTTGCTCCCAGTAACCGTTGGGGATATTTCCCGGCAGCAGCTTTGGGCTGGCGTATGTCTGAAGAAGCATTCCTGAATGATGTGAACTGGCTGGATAACCTTAAACTCCGTGTTTCCTACGGTGAGGTAGGTAACGATGGTATAAATTCCAGTCTGTGGTCACAGAATTGGGAATCGACTAGTGACAAGAGATACCAGGGAGCCGTGAATGGCGCCTTCTTGCCTTCTTATTCACTTGGTGCAGATATGGCGAACAAGGATCTGAAGTGGGAAACTACGATTACCCGCAACATCGGTGTTGATTTCGGTTTCTTTAATAGCCGCTTGACAGGTACGATTGATGCCTATTGGAATACTACCAAGGATTTGCTGATGAAAACTGCCATACCGGGTATCACGGGTTTCACTTCAACCTACGCCAATGTAGGCCAGACCAGCAACAAAGGTGTTGAAATTGCTCTTCAGGGTGTACTCGTGAAAACGAGGGACTGGAATGTAACGGCTGGTTTCAATATTAACTTCAATCGCGGTAAAGTGGACAAACTGGCTGATAATGTCACTGGACTTTATGGTACGGAATGGGCTACTTCATCTACTTTCCCGAAATCAGATTATGTCTTGAAAGAAGGGCGTCCTGTAGGCTTGGTACGTGGCTTGACTGCTGATGGCTTCTATACTACCGACGATTTTACTTATGAAAATGGGGTGTATACCCTGAAGAAAGGAGTTGCGGATGTTTCTTCTGCTGTATTCCCCAACTATCACTTGCACAATGGTATAAACGAACGCCCTGCAGGACAGTTGGCTTACCCGGGTATGGCAAAGTTCAAAGACCTGAACGATGACGGTATTATCAATGATGATGACGTGGATGTTATCGGCGATATGACACCTGTCCATACCGGTGGTTTTAATATTAACGCTACTTATAAGAACTTTGATTTAGGTTTGTATTTTAACTGGAGCTATGGCAATGAAATCTATAATGTAAATAAGCTGGCAGCACTTTATGGTTATAAAGAAGGTGCCGTTTACGAGAATAAGCTCTCTATAGTAAAGGATTGCTATAAAATCTATGATGTAGTGAATGGCGAATTGGTTGCATTGACCACTCTTGAACAACTGAATGCTGCCAATGCGAATGCTAAGTTACCACTGGCATACAGTGAGAATGGCTATGTGTCTACATTAGGTATTGAAGACGGCTCTTATCTACGTTTGAATACTCTGACTTTGGGGTATACTTTACCGAAGAGTATTCTTCAGAAGGCGGGTATCAGTAATCTGCGTGTTTACGGAAGTATCTATAATGTCTTTACGATTACAGGATATTCCGGAATCGATGCTGAAGTAAGTACATCCACTTCTACAAAGACCTATCCTCAATTGGGTATGGACTGGGGTACTTATCCGCGTGCACGTTCCTTCGTACTGGGTGTAAATCTTAGCTTCTAA
- a CDS encoding glycoside hydrolase family 28 protein, which translates to MKRLFIFIMGAMMAVAATSRTFDMKQLGADAKGIKPCTKLINQTIEKAASEGGGTIYFPAGTYLTATIHMKSNITLHLESGAIVRFSDRFEDYLPFVTARWEGTVMQTLSPLIYAHSADNLTITGRGTLDGNGLKWWLWEFETRKVIKENGGKLPSLDKLQQMWVDANKDLEISDYYKPSLERKMFRPPFIQFYECTNILIENVKIINSPFWTVNPAFCDNVTIHGVTINNPSSNPKGPNTDGINPSSCRNVRISDCFISVGDDCITIKSGRDADGRKYGKACENITITNCIMLSGHGGVVIGSEMSGGVKRIAISNCVFDGTNAGIRLKASRGRGGVVEDIRVDNIVMKNIQGDAFIFDLFYDRLSKVEPVSERTPIFRNIHLSNVTGNDIKRIGYIKGIEEMPISELSFSNMNIVAGKGFQAETATDIRFNNVSFTVEEGPSLNIRQCKDIFLNDVRTKQPIAGQPVVDLEAIENLSIIHCDSTQIVRK; encoded by the coding sequence ATGAAACGTTTATTCATCTTTATTATGGGAGCAATGATGGCTGTGGCAGCCACGTCCCGCACGTTCGACATGAAACAGTTGGGGGCTGATGCCAAAGGCATCAAGCCATGTACGAAACTGATTAACCAGACTATTGAAAAAGCAGCTTCGGAAGGGGGTGGAACCATCTATTTTCCTGCCGGGACTTATCTGACTGCTACTATCCACATGAAAAGTAACATTACATTGCATCTGGAATCAGGTGCCATTGTGCGCTTCTCAGACAGGTTCGAGGATTATTTGCCTTTTGTAACCGCGCGTTGGGAAGGAACCGTTATGCAAACCTTATCCCCGCTGATTTACGCTCATTCGGCAGACAATCTGACCATTACCGGACGTGGAACGCTGGATGGGAACGGACTGAAATGGTGGTTATGGGAATTTGAGACACGTAAAGTGATAAAGGAGAACGGTGGCAAACTACCTTCTCTGGATAAGTTACAGCAAATGTGGGTGGATGCCAATAAGGACCTGGAAATATCCGATTACTATAAGCCTTCGCTGGAACGTAAAATGTTCCGTCCGCCTTTTATTCAGTTCTACGAATGTACGAATATCCTTATTGAAAATGTGAAGATCATCAACTCTCCTTTCTGGACTGTCAATCCGGCCTTCTGTGATAACGTTACAATACATGGAGTAACCATCAATAACCCGTCAAGCAATCCCAAAGGACCGAATACGGACGGTATCAACCCGAGTTCCTGCCGGAATGTACGCATCTCCGACTGTTTTATCAGTGTTGGAGACGATTGTATTACCATCAAGTCCGGACGTGATGCCGACGGACGTAAATATGGGAAAGCATGCGAAAACATCACAATCACCAATTGTATCATGCTTTCCGGTCACGGTGGAGTGGTCATCGGCAGCGAAATGTCGGGCGGTGTAAAAAGGATAGCTATATCCAATTGTGTGTTTGATGGAACGAATGCCGGTATCCGTTTAAAAGCATCCCGCGGACGCGGTGGTGTAGTAGAAGATATACGGGTAGACAATATCGTAATGAAGAATATACAAGGAGATGCCTTTATTTTCGATTTATTTTATGACCGTTTATCGAAAGTAGAACCGGTGAGCGAACGTACTCCTATTTTCCGGAATATCCATTTAAGTAATGTTACGGGAAATGATATCAAGCGGATAGGCTATATAAAAGGTATTGAGGAAATGCCTATATCGGAACTGTCTTTCTCCAACATGAATATAGTGGCCGGAAAAGGATTTCAAGCAGAAACAGCCACCGATATCCGTTTTAACAACGTAAGTTTCACCGTAGAAGAAGGACCTTCACTCAACATCCGACAATGCAAGGATATATTCCTGAATGACGTGCGGACAAAGCAACCGATAGCCGGTCAGCCGGTGGTGGATTTAGAAGCAATAGAAAACCTATCAATCATTCATTGTGATTCCACACAAATTGTCAGGAAATGA